A part of Gadus morhua chromosome 17, gadMor3.0, whole genome shotgun sequence genomic DNA contains:
- the paqr9 gene encoding membrane progesterone receptor epsilon: MFLNHRDAPPLLGHADVPARVTESYILTGYRFPTYTLRQCLLSAFRPTNETGNFWTHFLPVFVFAYHLVEVFWWDGAPPPGDPFFYPLWNYVLGVLFLLAASSLAHLLNSMSLVVREVCFFVDYGTISAYTVGSSLAYYYYIHPRAGVLETGQGWAANGSSTEPPPPPPPSLLASYGFPGAGALFEAFYVPSSCVVAIICILSCCNTRQRWRRHRYLIRTLVFLLPFLVSSTPIFYRLLTRSPYPPASASFASSASMAGYFYRHCLWLVVSAVFNISKVPERLAPGRFDVWGHSHQWFHCCTFLSILDEFHMIKAEVRAVLLRPMLALPEEAAAAAALTALPGPTAPATYGVMLLLQATIAAIIGWFSWHAERIYGAERDQLARQGPKGHKCH, from the coding sequence ATGTTCCTCAACCACCGCGACGCCCCGCCCCTCCTGGGGCACGCCGACGTGCCGGCCCGCGTCACCGAGAGCTACATCCTGACGGGCTACCGTTTCCCCACGTACACCCTGCGCCAGTGCCTGCTGTCGGCCTTCCGGCCCACCAACGAGACGGGCAACTTCTGGACCCACTTCCTGCCCGTGTTCGTGTTCGCCTACCACCTGGTGGAGGTGTTCTGGTGGGACGGGGCGCCCCCCCCCGGCGACCCTTTCTTCTACCCGCTGTGGAACTACGTCCTGGGCGTGCTCTTCCTGCTGGCAGCCAGCAGCCTGGCCCACCTGCTCAACTCCATGTCCCTGGTGGTCCGCGAGGTGTGCTTCTTCGTGGACTACGGCACCATCAGCGCCTACACCGTGGGCTCCTCCCTGGCGTACTACTACTACATCCACCCCCGGGCGGGGGTCCTGGAGACGGGGCAGGGGTGGGCTGCCAACGGCTCAAGCaccgagccgccgccgccgccgccgccatcacTGCTGGCGTCGTACGGGTTCCCCGGCGCGGGCGCGCTGTTCGAGGCCTTCTACGTGCCCAGCTCGTGCGTGGTGGCCATCATCTGCATCCTGTCGTGCTGCAACACGCGCCAGCGCTGGCGGCGGCACCGCTACCTCATCCGCACGCTGGTCTTCCTGCTGCCCTTCCTCGTCTCCTCCACGCCCATCTTCTACCGCCTGCTGACCCGCTCGCCGTACCCGCCGGCGTCCGCCTCCTTCGCCTCGTCCGCCTCCATGGCCGGGTACTTCTACCGCCACTGCCTGTGGCTGGTGGTGTCGGCCGTGTTCAACATCAGCAAGGTGCCCGAGAGGCTGGCCCCGGGCCGCTTCGACGTCTGGGGCCACAGCCACCAGTGGTTCCACTGCTGCACCTTCCTGTCCATCCTGGACGAGTTCCACATGATCAAGGCCGAGGTGCGCGCCGTGCTGCTGCGGCCCATGCTGGCGCTGCCCgaggaggccgccgccgccgccgccctgacGGCCCTGCCCGGCCCCACGGCGCCCGCCACCTACGgggtgatgctgctgctgcaggccaCCATCGCCGCCATCATCGGCTGGTTCTCCTGGCACGCCGAGAGGATCTACGGAGCCGAGAGGGACCAGCTGGCGCGACAGGGGCCCAAGGGACACAAATGTCactga